One segment of Pseudodesulfovibrio sp. 5S69 DNA contains the following:
- a CDS encoding CobW family GTP-binding protein has translation MQLTAVLPNQHRPNRRVDLPGMLTNCLLAACQYREFKRLVGWKGMAVCPRAPQGWTLRLRSRPGVFGLATEKTWTDDRGQHAHLGLYYFPAADEPLLESMSLAANLAAVRPDYLETVRRFTAMGEWPAPFRMGGLSACLAPEETGLLLQCGALSRKLSVARDGVRTPDNQWVIRPGEAEEDFPAHALGLDFLLLLGAAVTRSLEEPPCRVGRAVVADHGIVFDGAGGRSRLDDGIERITDLLCWGDPETPAAVAAFSPARCRTAAGPASRDTLPPPLDDALFWKTHDLRALSLDQAYAPAFDGRPGLIVLSGFLGSGKTTFLNQLLEYHSSRDELVAIIQNEIGQTGVDGRLLEGDDSIVELDEGCVCCTLAGNLSKGIERLKARFSPKVIVLEATGLANPFNILNELEELRPLVRLDSVTTLVDAANAPKLLAGHEIARDQVAAADTILLNKCDLAGEDELAALRATLRELNRRAVLVETAFGGVNPGRLYDTDPFEQRPCSLPAMPHAHRHDHSHEGFTSQRFLFPSALDRGRLLKALDDLPESVFRLKGIVRLVDAPQPVVVQYVCGRHELSSLGDDFDQEGFLVAIGKDLADLPQLQGLQGANA, from the coding sequence ATGCAACTCACCGCCGTACTGCCGAATCAACACCGCCCGAACAGACGGGTCGACCTGCCCGGAATGCTGACCAACTGCCTGCTGGCGGCCTGCCAGTACCGGGAGTTCAAACGGCTGGTCGGCTGGAAGGGCATGGCCGTGTGCCCCAGGGCGCCCCAGGGCTGGACGTTGAGGCTCCGCTCCCGGCCGGGCGTCTTCGGGCTGGCCACGGAAAAGACCTGGACGGATGACCGGGGACAGCACGCCCATCTCGGGCTGTACTATTTCCCGGCGGCCGACGAACCGCTGCTGGAGTCCATGTCCCTGGCCGCGAACCTGGCCGCGGTCCGGCCGGACTATCTCGAAACCGTCCGCCGCTTCACGGCCATGGGCGAATGGCCGGCCCCCTTCCGCATGGGCGGGCTGTCGGCCTGCCTCGCCCCGGAGGAGACCGGACTGCTCCTGCAATGCGGCGCGTTGAGCCGGAAACTGAGCGTCGCCAGGGACGGCGTGCGGACCCCGGACAACCAATGGGTCATCCGCCCCGGCGAGGCCGAGGAGGACTTCCCGGCCCATGCCCTCGGACTGGATTTTCTGTTGCTGCTGGGCGCGGCCGTGACCCGGAGCCTGGAAGAGCCGCCGTGCCGGGTCGGGCGCGCGGTCGTCGCGGACCACGGCATCGTCTTCGATGGCGCGGGCGGGCGGTCGCGTCTGGACGACGGCATCGAGCGGATCACCGACCTGCTCTGCTGGGGCGACCCGGAAACACCGGCCGCCGTGGCCGCGTTCTCCCCGGCCCGGTGCCGGACGGCCGCCGGGCCCGCCTCCAGGGACACGCTGCCGCCCCCGCTAGACGACGCCCTGTTCTGGAAGACCCACGACCTGCGCGCGCTCTCCCTGGACCAGGCCTATGCCCCGGCCTTTGACGGCCGCCCCGGCCTGATCGTGCTCAGCGGGTTCCTCGGTTCCGGGAAAACCACCTTCCTCAACCAGTTGCTGGAATACCACTCGTCCCGCGACGAATTGGTCGCCATCATCCAGAACGAGATCGGCCAGACGGGCGTGGACGGCAGGCTGCTGGAGGGCGACGACTCCATCGTGGAGCTGGACGAGGGGTGCGTCTGCTGCACCCTGGCGGGCAACCTCTCCAAAGGCATCGAACGGCTCAAGGCCCGGTTCTCCCCCAAGGTCATCGTGCTCGAAGCCACCGGGCTGGCCAATCCTTTCAATATTCTTAACGAGCTTGAAGAGTTGCGCCCCCTGGTGCGCCTGGACTCGGTGACCACCCTGGTGGACGCGGCCAACGCACCGAAGCTGCTCGCCGGGCACGAGATAGCCCGCGACCAGGTCGCGGCGGCGGACACCATCCTGCTGAACAAGTGCGACCTGGCGGGTGAGGACGAGCTGGCGGCCCTGCGCGCGACGCTCCGCGAACTGAACCGCCGCGCCGTGCTGGTGGAGACGGCATTCGGCGGCGTCAATCCCGGCCGCCTCTATGACACGGACCCGTTCGAGCAGCGCCCGTGTTCGCTGCCCGCCATGCCCCACGCGCACCGCCACGATCACTCCCACGAGGGCTTCACCTCGCAGCGGTTTCTCTTTCCGTCCGCCCTTGACCGCGGCCGACTCCTGAAGGCCCTGGACGACCTGCCCGAGTCCGTGTTCCGGCTCAAGGGGATAGTCCGCCTGGTGGACGCTCCGCAGCCCGTGGTGGTCCAGTATGTGTGCGGCCGCCACGAGCTCTCCTCCTTGGGCGACGACTTCGACCAGGAGGGCTTCCTGGTGGCCATCGGCAAGGATCTTGCCGACCTCCCCCAATTGCAAGGACTGCAAGGAGCGAACGCATGA
- a CDS encoding MotA/TolQ/ExbB proton channel family protein, translating to MSLLQQGGFMMWPLLILSVAALAVILDRLVVFTTRRFPSAQALDTLLETFRTQGRAAALGSVEETAPAFTAFFAACFSPDRAHREAAIQAAGDEILFGFNARLDFLSTAAATAPLMGLLGTVLGMINAFSRLASAADVDITVLAGGIWQALLTTAAGLCIAIPAVLAHRWFCREYDKIAHAMQHAARLIPVPDTEP from the coding sequence ATGAGTCTTCTGCAACAGGGCGGCTTCATGATGTGGCCGCTGCTCATTCTGTCCGTGGCGGCCCTGGCCGTGATCCTGGACCGCCTCGTGGTCTTCACCACCCGCCGCTTTCCCTCCGCGCAGGCGCTGGACACCCTGCTCGAAACCTTCCGCACGCAGGGCAGGGCGGCCGCCCTCGGCAGCGTGGAGGAAACGGCCCCGGCCTTTACCGCCTTTTTCGCGGCTTGCTTCTCCCCGGACAGGGCGCATCGCGAGGCGGCCATCCAGGCCGCCGGGGACGAGATCCTGTTCGGGTTCAACGCCCGGCTCGACTTCCTGTCCACGGCCGCGGCCACGGCCCCGCTCATGGGGCTGCTGGGGACGGTGCTGGGCATGATCAACGCCTTTTCCCGGCTGGCGTCGGCGGCGGACGTGGACATCACCGTTCTGGCCGGGGGCATCTGGCAGGCCCTGCTGACCACGGCTGCCGGGCTGTGCATCGCCATCCCGGCCGTACTGGCCCACCGCTGGTTCTGCCGTGAATACGACAAGATCGCCCATGCCATGCAGCACGCGGCGCGCCTGATCCCCGTCCCGGATACGGAGCCATGA
- a CDS encoding ExbD/TolR family protein has product MINFKSNAPRPASPDITPLLDVVFILLIFFVVSAVFTAKGVDIELPYAETARAVTGRSMEIELRENGDILCDTAPITLNDLTHLLQNTFDRPVALQPDHILLKSAPRARVERFVRIVDMVRKTGFNNLIIATDTRHNETGGTEQ; this is encoded by the coding sequence ATGATCAACTTTAAGAGCAACGCCCCCAGGCCCGCCTCGCCGGACATCACCCCGCTGCTGGACGTCGTCTTCATCCTGCTGATCTTCTTCGTGGTCTCCGCGGTCTTCACGGCCAAGGGGGTGGACATCGAGCTGCCCTATGCCGAGACCGCCCGGGCCGTGACCGGCAGGTCCATGGAAATCGAACTCAGGGAAAACGGCGATATCCTCTGCGATACCGCGCCGATCACCCTGAACGATCTGACCCACCTTCTGCAAAACACCTTTGACCGGCCCGTTGCCCTGCAACCGGACCACATCCTGCTCAAATCCGCGCCCCGAGCGCGGGTCGAGCGTTTCGTGCGGATCGTCGACATGGTGCGCAAGACCGGGTTCAACAACCTGATCATAGCGACCGACACCCGCCACAACGAAACAGGCGGCACGGAGCAGTGA
- a CDS encoding energy transducer TonB family protein translates to MTPRQTIWTCLVISLCLHWLLLEQHWHQAPVPSGETVVVPVNFDLSVATPGTIGLSLDQWGADEQEKTDHADAARRLRQQALKKFLAQVHSAVEHRRRPPGSDLDDLIGNVRYRFRIRPDDTFSDIVMLHSSGDPRLDAAAREAIRSASGNVKRPAILKGRSWTITITVKYQYSL, encoded by the coding sequence GTGACCCCCCGGCAGACGATCTGGACCTGCCTGGTCATCTCCCTGTGCCTGCACTGGCTGTTGCTGGAACAGCACTGGCATCAGGCTCCGGTCCCTTCGGGCGAGACCGTCGTCGTCCCGGTGAACTTCGATCTCTCGGTGGCCACCCCGGGGACCATCGGCCTTTCCCTGGATCAGTGGGGGGCCGACGAGCAGGAAAAAACCGACCATGCGGACGCGGCCAGACGCCTCCGCCAGCAGGCCCTGAAGAAATTCCTAGCCCAGGTCCACAGCGCCGTGGAGCACCGCAGACGCCCGCCGGGCAGCGACCTCGACGACCTGATCGGCAATGTCCGCTACCGGTTCCGCATCCGCCCGGACGACACCTTCTCCGACATTGTCATGCTCCACTCATCGGGCGACCCCAGGCTCGACGCCGCGGCCCGGGAGGCCATCAGGTCCGCCAGCGGCAACGTCAAGCGTCCCGCCATCCTCAAGGGCCGGTCCTGGACCATCACCATCACGGTCAAATACCAGTATTCGCTCTGA
- a CDS encoding tetratricopeptide repeat protein — translation MKSGVSKFQLTITIFFLFSILAFGTQAESYNREADTHLDRGIANYRHGQYEHAIQECDKAINIDPKFASAYYNRGRAYYELGQYERAIQDYDKAINLGPEFAAAYQHRGLVYHELGRYEQAIQDYDKAINIDPNYAFTYSFRGITYYILGQYERAIQDHSKAINLDPENGEAYDLRGVVYGTIGRFDLALQDFIKAINLAPNAQAHYNLGLLYFRQDKFKKSISEFDRAIQLDPKLANAYLNRGLAKIALGMSTTSCRDLETACSLGECKGLEFSRAERICH, via the coding sequence ATGAAGTCAGGAGTATCAAAATTCCAGCTTACAATTACAATTTTTTTTTTATTTTCTATCCTTGCTTTTGGAACTCAAGCAGAATCGTACAACAGAGAAGCTGACACACACCTCGACCGCGGGATAGCCAATTATAGACATGGCCAATATGAACATGCAATTCAAGAATGTGACAAGGCCATCAACATAGACCCGAAATTCGCATCCGCGTACTATAACCGAGGGAGGGCCTACTATGAGCTCGGCCAATATGAACGAGCAATTCAAGACTATGACAAAGCCATTAACTTAGGCCCAGAGTTTGCAGCAGCATACCAGCATCGCGGTTTAGTTTATCATGAACTTGGCCGATATGAACAAGCAATTCAAGACTATGACAAAGCCATCAACATAGACCCGAATTATGCATTTACGTATAGCTTCCGCGGGATTACTTACTATATTCTTGGCCAATATGAACGTGCAATTCAAGACCATAGCAAGGCCATTAATTTAGACCCAGAGAATGGAGAAGCGTATGACCTTCGCGGGGTCGTCTATGGAACCATTGGACGCTTTGATTTGGCTCTACAAGATTTTATAAAGGCTATCAACCTAGCTCCAAATGCACAGGCTCATTACAATCTAGGACTTCTTTATTTCCGACAAGATAAGTTCAAAAAATCCATATCAGAATTTGACAGGGCTATTCAACTGGACCCAAAACTTGCAAATGCATACCTCAATCGAGGGCTCGCAAAAATTGCTTTGGGGATGTCTACCACCAGTTGTCGAGACCTTGAAACGGCGTGTTCTCTTGGCGAATGCAAGGGATTAGAATTTTCACGTGCAGAGCGAATTTGCCATTAG